In Picosynechococcus sp. PCC 7002, the following are encoded in one genomic region:
- a CDS encoding pilus assembly FimT family protein, which produces MINQPCIVPAEKGFTLIELLTGMLIVGILASISAPSFLGLVNRGRVNEALNRTRGALQEAQREVIKKSNTCNLTFSPSGQTVNITGGCLVTGPRVMSRVTYRHTLANNDPANVIELDFKGVPVEDNFNDGQEVFVFRGNGNYERCLVISRALGLIRVGTYNTSGTSDTSTDATKCITGQV; this is translated from the coding sequence ATGATTAATCAACCATGCATTGTTCCCGCTGAAAAAGGCTTTACGCTAATTGAACTCCTTACAGGGATGTTGATTGTGGGGATTCTAGCTTCAATTTCAGCCCCTAGTTTCTTGGGACTCGTCAATCGTGGTCGAGTGAATGAAGCGCTTAATCGTACTCGAGGCGCTCTTCAAGAGGCACAGCGAGAAGTTATTAAAAAAAGCAATACTTGTAATCTTACTTTTAGCCCATCCGGTCAGACTGTCAATATTACCGGAGGATGCTTAGTTACTGGCCCCAGAGTAATGTCTCGAGTAACCTATCGTCATACCCTTGCTAATAACGACCCTGCTAATGTCATCGAATTAGATTTTAAGGGTGTGCCAGTAGAGGATAACTTTAATGATGGTCAAGAAGTATTTGTCTTTCGTGGAAATGGAAACTATGAACGCTGTTTGGTTATCTCGCGGGCTTTGGGATTAATTCGTGTCGGCACCTATAATACATCTGGAACAAGTGACACATCCACTGACGCAACTAAATGTATTACAGGTCAAGTATAA
- a CDS encoding prepilin-type N-terminal cleavage/methylation domain-containing protein, whose product MKVGKFARYKSLKHRGFTLVEILLAIAMSSIVVSAAGYAIVFVSKKNQVSELQSVRRIELNRALDFIADDVREASSVRGNEDSPADTRLQIIKADNSVVEYYYDPVASSDVWSGPGVIRRKEGDSPAEVLVDGIASDISSLSGTGCSGDDNLIAIPNTGFVVCINSAFRTADLALYGRLNVEDKASLSEEDFLIVATKFVTRNAPPPQRCIIPDLVGKTKTEAQDLWDTAGFINNLNLIGTDDEIAIQGLPANSVQDCSNTTMDAGDDDDICTVPNYDNGSTTISSAYSNWNSSDFTGSFTANGFEIDSSTDLSTINRTIESQALSPQPFQNNGTEVICTASIKVTEETCTVPDVTGKLELLAIAELTAAGFTNIDKEVRAGIINFTVDYQSPTAGETIFCSAPVTIGEPKCTVPEFRGTNSDNRATLWSSAQFTGTLTYTGPANTNLTWQSIAPGTIEFCDADIEVKPAATCTIDPDLLVGQNVSTAQSNWSSAGFYADTFDSTEVASGANIAGFEFRDPISGDVMTETLNADGEYEIDCGTLIKVDDQVCTVPIMERTGVADPAKISLSTARTRWTGAGFPAGNLIEEKFLSTTDVVNAQSIAAGTDLICSSSVTITGTGCVVPDLVGKTASTVQSIWTGAGFTTTLGSSLTGWHNGSTLNVSNNLSSTSWNTFTTFGQTPTRGDLRACTATGTVSNNAPTNVTASLTSANASNNVTEYTVNITWDFSLSAGRYYVFTCESNNKNQTCNPTVNRSDIENSTSIVRFNGNPIFTDKQATHIFTTSSTNKQRCYTVVARNISGDSLTPQSIVTTTPKSCIVY is encoded by the coding sequence ATGAAAGTCGGTAAGTTTGCACGCTACAAATCTTTAAAACATCGCGGCTTTACGCTTGTGGAAATTCTTTTGGCGATCGCCATGAGTTCCATTGTGGTGAGTGCAGCAGGCTATGCCATCGTTTTTGTCAGTAAGAAAAATCAAGTCTCTGAACTACAGTCAGTACGTCGGATTGAACTAAACCGCGCCCTAGACTTTATCGCCGATGATGTTCGTGAAGCAAGTAGTGTGAGAGGAAATGAGGATAGTCCCGCTGATACTCGATTACAAATTATCAAAGCAGATAATAGTGTTGTTGAATATTACTACGATCCAGTTGCTTCTAGTGATGTTTGGTCAGGGCCCGGAGTTATTCGTAGGAAAGAAGGCGACAGTCCAGCCGAAGTACTGGTAGACGGTATTGCTAGCGACATTAGTAGTCTTTCTGGTACTGGCTGTTCAGGTGATGATAATCTTATCGCGATTCCAAATACAGGATTTGTGGTTTGTATCAACAGTGCTTTCCGGACTGCGGATCTTGCCCTTTATGGTCGCCTTAATGTTGAGGATAAAGCCAGTCTTTCTGAAGAAGACTTTCTAATTGTTGCGACAAAATTTGTGACCCGAAATGCACCGCCTCCCCAAAGATGCATTATTCCCGATTTAGTTGGGAAAACAAAAACTGAAGCCCAAGATCTATGGGATACTGCTGGTTTTATAAATAATTTGAATCTCATTGGAACTGATGATGAGATTGCGATCCAAGGGCTTCCTGCCAATAGCGTTCAGGACTGTAGCAACACAACGATGGACGCAGGTGATGACGATGACATTTGCACAGTGCCGAACTATGATAATGGCTCTACAACGATTAGTTCAGCTTACAGCAACTGGAATAGTAGTGATTTTACTGGGAGTTTTACGGCTAACGGCTTTGAAATCGATTCAAGCACCGATCTAAGCACTATAAACCGAACCATCGAAAGCCAAGCTCTTTCTCCTCAACCCTTCCAAAATAATGGCACAGAAGTTATCTGTACAGCCTCTATTAAGGTGACGGAAGAAACCTGTACTGTTCCGGATGTCACTGGTAAGCTTGAACTTCTGGCAATTGCTGAACTAACAGCTGCAGGTTTTACAAATATCGATAAGGAAGTCCGTGCGGGCATCATAAACTTTACTGTTGATTACCAGTCTCCCACCGCAGGAGAAACAATATTCTGTTCTGCTCCAGTCACCATTGGTGAACCGAAATGTACTGTTCCTGAGTTCCGGGGAACAAACTCTGATAATCGTGCAACCCTTTGGAGTAGCGCCCAATTTACTGGAACCCTAACCTACACTGGCCCAGCTAATACGAACCTAACTTGGCAGAGTATTGCTCCTGGGACAATTGAATTTTGTGATGCTGATATCGAAGTTAAGCCTGCTGCAACCTGCACAATTGATCCTGACCTCTTAGTCGGTCAAAATGTGAGCACAGCTCAAAGTAACTGGAGCAGTGCAGGTTTTTATGCTGATACTTTTGATTCTACTGAGGTTGCCAGTGGAGCCAATATTGCGGGTTTTGAATTTAGAGATCCTATTTCGGGAGATGTTATGACCGAAACCCTAAATGCTGATGGTGAATACGAAATAGACTGCGGCACTCTCATCAAAGTGGATGATCAAGTCTGTACTGTACCGATTATGGAGCGTACAGGAGTCGCCGATCCAGCAAAAATCAGTTTGAGTACAGCCAGAACCAGATGGACAGGTGCTGGTTTTCCTGCAGGAAACCTAATCGAAGAGAAATTCTTAAGTACTACTGATGTAGTAAATGCTCAAAGTATTGCGGCTGGGACTGATTTAATCTGTAGCTCATCTGTCACAATTACTGGGACTGGTTGTGTGGTTCCAGATTTAGTGGGCAAAACTGCTTCGACAGTACAAAGCATTTGGACAGGTGCTGGGTTTACCACAACCCTTGGCTCTTCTCTTACTGGTTGGCATAATGGTAGCACTCTCAATGTTTCTAATAACTTGTCTAGTACCAGTTGGAATACTTTTACAACCTTTGGCCAGACACCAACACGAGGAGACCTGAGAGCTTGTACTGCGACAGGCACTGTCTCTAACAATGCCCCTACCAATGTAACTGCAAGTCTTACATCAGCTAATGCTAGTAATAATGTAACCGAGTACACCGTTAACATTACCTGGGATTTCTCACTCTCGGCAGGTCGTTATTATGTCTTTACTTGTGAAAGCAACAACAAAAATCAGACTTGTAATCCTACAGTAAACCGTAGTGACATCGAAAACTCAACCTCAATTGTGCGCTTTAATGGTAATCCCATCTTTACAGATAAACAAGCAACTCATATCTTCACCACTTCTTCTACGAATAAACAAAGATGTTATACAGTCGTTGCTAGAAATATTAGTGGGGATTCTCTAACGCCTCAAAGTATAGTCACAACAACGCCAAAGTCTTGCATTGTCTACTAG
- a CDS encoding pilus assembly FimT family protein — protein MKIANFISRKNINLNYGFTLFELLAGLVIVGILAGISVPSFLAFVERGRVNEAANILRGVIQSSQREAIKKSTDCTIQLPAKQTKNPTISSTCSIDGPRRLKNVVIQYNQTDQISIDYQGRFNRKRTIVLYSENTNYKRCLVVSSFIGMTRTGIYTDQDLNTVSADYCQKTNVG, from the coding sequence ATGAAGATAGCAAACTTTATCAGCAGAAAAAATATAAATCTAAATTATGGCTTCACCTTATTTGAATTATTAGCAGGGTTAGTGATTGTTGGAATTCTTGCCGGAATTTCTGTCCCTAGCTTTTTGGCGTTTGTAGAAAGGGGCAGGGTCAATGAAGCGGCAAATATCTTACGTGGGGTGATTCAAAGTTCCCAGAGAGAAGCAATTAAAAAAAGTACAGACTGTACAATCCAATTGCCAGCCAAGCAAACCAAAAACCCGACCATTTCTTCGACTTGTTCAATTGATGGCCCTCGTCGTTTAAAGAACGTTGTAATTCAGTATAATCAAACAGATCAAATTTCGATTGACTATCAGGGACGATTTAACCGAAAGCGAACAATTGTACTTTATAGTGAAAATACAAATTATAAACGTTGTTTAGTCGTTTCAAGTTTTATCGGTATGACGAGAACCGGGATTTATACAGATCAAGATCTCAATACAGTCAGTGCCGACTATTGCCAGAAAACAAATGTAGGTTGA
- the psbQ gene encoding photosystem II protein PsbQ, which produces MMLRLRSVLSLLLVVITTFLVSCSGPAAKVPDTYTPDRLAQIQLYATPVDQARQGMETLGQFVQENNWIDTRTYIHGPLGFLRRDLTYLANTLLPSDQKAAKNFIDEIFAHLERLDVAAQNKNEAATSTEYNNAIADFDAFLDLIPSDSEAS; this is translated from the coding sequence ATGATGCTACGTTTGCGGTCAGTTTTGTCCTTGCTGTTAGTGGTCATCACCACTTTTCTCGTTAGCTGCTCTGGCCCCGCGGCCAAAGTACCTGATACCTACACCCCTGATCGGCTTGCCCAAATTCAACTTTATGCCACCCCAGTCGATCAGGCGCGCCAAGGGATGGAAACTCTTGGTCAATTTGTCCAGGAAAATAACTGGATTGATACCCGCACCTATATCCACGGGCCTCTGGGGTTCCTACGTCGTGACCTCACCTACTTAGCAAATACCTTGCTGCCGAGTGATCAAAAAGCGGCGAAGAACTTCATTGATGAAATCTTTGCCCACCTAGAACGCCTTGATGTCGCGGCCCAAAACAAAAATGAGGCAGCCACATCGACGGAATATAACAATGCCATTGCTGATTTTGATGCTTTCTTGGATTTGATCCCAAGTGATTCTGAAGCAAGCTAA
- a CDS encoding alpha/beta fold hydrolase, translating into MGANQTMAIATEKITVGNLTWFYRETEKQDNGRLPILFLHGLPAHSYGWRGVLERLGAANFHCIAPDWPGSGFSSYPSSREFSYRAEVFQGALKDFLAALKIERCHIVTQGFLGHVGVLFALNEPELCDRLVILNSPILPGSKLPWVMQQWGLPLAGEMLTQDPLLVDRTLEKGSGFVIGDSDLATYRKPYKTSSAVGRALMTTVRRFELAKVLPDLGDRLKNRPAPTLFLWGTQDPWLDNDQIENWVKTETAHRWEALPEAKHYPQEHFPEAIAPVLSEFLG; encoded by the coding sequence ATGGGGGCCAATCAAACCATGGCGATCGCCACAGAAAAAATTACCGTCGGCAACCTCACTTGGTTCTACCGCGAGACCGAAAAACAAGACAATGGCCGCCTGCCGATCCTCTTTCTCCATGGACTGCCTGCCCACAGTTACGGTTGGCGCGGTGTGCTGGAACGTTTAGGGGCCGCAAATTTTCACTGTATTGCCCCGGATTGGCCTGGATCTGGTTTTTCGAGCTACCCCAGCAGTCGGGAGTTTTCCTACCGAGCCGAGGTGTTCCAAGGGGCATTAAAGGATTTTCTCGCCGCTTTAAAAATTGAGCGTTGTCACATTGTCACCCAGGGATTTCTCGGCCATGTGGGGGTTTTATTTGCCCTCAATGAACCGGAATTGTGCGATCGCCTGGTAATTCTCAATAGCCCAATCCTGCCGGGGAGTAAACTGCCCTGGGTGATGCAGCAGTGGGGGCTACCTCTCGCTGGGGAGATGCTCACTCAGGATCCGCTGTTGGTAGACCGCACCCTCGAAAAAGGCAGTGGCTTCGTGATTGGTGATAGCGACCTCGCCACCTACCGCAAACCCTACAAAACCAGTTCTGCCGTGGGTCGTGCCCTGATGACGACGGTGCGTCGCTTTGAGTTAGCCAAAGTTTTGCCAGACTTGGGCGATCGCCTCAAAAATCGGCCTGCGCCGACCTTGTTTCTTTGGGGGACTCAAGATCCTTGGTTAGACAATGACCAGATCGAAAACTGGGTCAAAACAGAAACCGCCCACCGTTGGGAAGCCCTGCCTGAAGCGAAACATTATCCCCAGGAGCATTTTCCGGAGGCGATCGCCCCTGTACTAAGTGAATTTCTCGGCTAG
- the mraY gene encoding phospho-N-acetylmuramoyl-pentapeptide-transferase: MESKSSSLPLFFQKPSGTQLLGLLSVLLVGLAVLISHQPQLNPSNILPLWVPVLVSAIVAGIFGMWIVPLLRRLKTGQIIREEGPQAHLKKAGTPTMGGLIFLPVGLAAGVIFAGFDPEAIAVALVTLAYGVIGWVDDWQVLRLKSNKGISPRMKLILQIAIAVVFCIWLALTAPELTTITFFAGLSLPLGVFFWALAGFAMVAESNATNLTDGVDGLAGGTGAIAFLGVGALALPAHPGLSLLCACLSGACLGFIYHNRNPAKVFMGDTGSLALGGGLAAAGILSGNIWGLLIISGIFCIEAVSVIAQVTYYKATKDETGQGKRLLKMAPIHHHLELSGWPETQIVGAFYLINLGLVLLSFILT; this comes from the coding sequence GTGGAAAGCAAATCTTCTTCACTGCCTTTATTTTTCCAAAAACCTTCCGGCACCCAACTGCTGGGTCTCTTGAGCGTCCTGCTCGTGGGCCTCGCTGTGTTGATTAGCCATCAGCCCCAACTGAACCCTAGCAACATTTTGCCCCTGTGGGTTCCGGTCTTGGTCTCGGCGATCGTGGCGGGAATTTTTGGGATGTGGATCGTGCCCCTGTTGCGGCGGCTTAAAACCGGCCAAATTATTCGCGAAGAAGGCCCCCAGGCCCACCTCAAAAAAGCGGGTACCCCTACCATGGGCGGTCTTATTTTCCTGCCCGTTGGTCTGGCGGCTGGGGTGATCTTTGCAGGGTTCGATCCAGAGGCGATCGCCGTGGCCCTCGTGACCCTCGCCTACGGGGTGATTGGTTGGGTGGACGATTGGCAAGTGCTGCGTCTCAAGTCCAATAAAGGCATTTCCCCCCGGATGAAACTGATCCTGCAAATTGCGATCGCCGTGGTGTTTTGTATTTGGCTTGCCCTCACTGCTCCGGAACTGACGACAATTACCTTTTTTGCGGGACTGAGTTTACCCCTCGGTGTTTTCTTTTGGGCTTTGGCTGGTTTCGCCATGGTCGCCGAAAGTAATGCCACGAACCTCACCGATGGTGTCGATGGGCTGGCCGGGGGCACAGGGGCGATCGCCTTCCTGGGCGTGGGTGCCCTCGCTTTGCCCGCACATCCTGGCCTGAGCTTACTTTGTGCTTGCTTGAGTGGGGCTTGTCTCGGTTTTATTTACCACAACCGCAATCCCGCAAAAGTTTTCATGGGGGATACCGGTTCCCTCGCCCTGGGGGGAGGTTTGGCCGCAGCGGGAATCCTGAGCGGCAACATTTGGGGGCTGCTGATTATCAGTGGCATTTTTTGTATTGAAGCCGTCTCTGTCATTGCCCAAGTCACTTATTACAAAGCCACCAAAGACGAAACCGGTCAAGGGAAACGACTCCTCAAAATGGCCCCCATTCACCATCACCTAGAACTCAGTGGCTGGCCTGAAACCCAGATTGTTGGCGCTTTTTATCTGATCAACCTGGGCTTAGTCCTACTCAGTTTTATCTTGACCTAA
- the mrdA gene encoding penicillin-binding protein 2: MTLISPLAKASRKESGRTVGRGVRPWGIMFAVSLALLGGIGSRLAFLQLVKGDELRQTARNNSVRIAPKPPIRGNMFDRHGKVLATTKLAHAVYVWPVARTRPDWPKTKQLLSQLVGIAPAEIEKRLESQDIYATEPLAIARNLTLAQVTAIEEHHQTLAGVEVIIEPVRYYPEGDTASHVLGYTRELTPEEFETRQAEGYRLQDYIGKLGLEASLESRLRGEWGGQEIQVDRDGRFVKILGEKPAQAGEDLRLTLDAELQKVAQRVLGRRKGAIVALDPRNGDVLAMASYPNFDPNIFSDRISPEKWAAVTAQGDPFINRAIRGFPPASTFKVVTAAAGMESGKYPANTVLSTSPYLAAAGVRFYEWNRAGFGAAGYVKAMAWSSNTFFGQVGRGVGGETLIDWSRRFGFGSPTGIELNEETSGLIPDDDWTQERLERPWNVGDTVNMSIGQGLTLATPLQVAQMFAVTANGGYLVQPHLVQTDTPVKTSLKMAPSTLETIRQGLRAVVTNGTGTVLNIPGIPTAAGKSGTAEAPPRENHAWFGAFAPYDEAEIVVVAFAEHSGGGGGSVAGPMVRDVMAAYFELKEKAENPEATTATPE, from the coding sequence ATGACCCTCATCTCTCCCCTTGCAAAAGCCTCACGCAAAGAATCGGGTCGCACCGTTGGCCGGGGTGTTCGTCCCTGGGGAATTATGTTTGCCGTTAGCTTGGCACTCCTGGGCGGCATTGGTTCCCGCTTGGCTTTTTTGCAACTCGTTAAGGGAGATGAACTGCGACAAACGGCCCGGAATAATAGCGTCCGCATTGCCCCCAAACCACCGATCCGGGGTAATATGTTTGACCGCCATGGCAAGGTGCTGGCCACCACAAAACTTGCCCATGCCGTCTATGTGTGGCCCGTAGCCCGCACGAGACCCGATTGGCCAAAAACGAAACAATTGCTCTCCCAGTTGGTAGGCATCGCCCCCGCCGAAATTGAAAAGCGCCTAGAATCCCAAGATATCTACGCCACTGAACCCTTGGCGATCGCCCGCAATTTGACCCTTGCCCAAGTCACCGCCATCGAAGAACATCACCAGACCCTCGCCGGGGTAGAGGTGATCATCGAACCGGTGCGTTACTATCCCGAAGGAGATACGGCCTCCCATGTCCTCGGTTACACGAGAGAATTAACCCCCGAAGAATTTGAGACCCGCCAAGCAGAAGGCTATCGCCTCCAGGATTACATCGGTAAATTAGGTCTAGAAGCGTCCCTAGAATCCCGTCTGCGTGGGGAATGGGGCGGCCAAGAAATTCAAGTGGACCGCGATGGCCGGTTTGTGAAAATCCTGGGAGAAAAACCAGCCCAGGCCGGGGAAGACCTCCGTCTTACCCTAGACGCTGAACTTCAAAAGGTTGCCCAGAGGGTTTTGGGACGACGCAAAGGGGCGATCGTCGCCCTCGATCCGCGCAATGGTGATGTCTTGGCGATGGCGAGTTACCCTAACTTTGATCCGAATATTTTTTCTGATCGCATTTCCCCCGAAAAATGGGCCGCCGTCACTGCCCAGGGCGATCCCTTTATTAACCGTGCCATTCGTGGGTTTCCGCCAGCATCGACTTTTAAAGTTGTGACCGCCGCCGCCGGGATGGAATCCGGCAAATATCCAGCCAACACAGTGTTGAGCACCAGTCCTTACCTCGCCGCTGCTGGGGTTCGTTTCTATGAGTGGAACCGGGCTGGTTTTGGGGCCGCTGGCTACGTGAAAGCGATGGCCTGGAGTAGTAACACCTTTTTTGGCCAGGTGGGGCGGGGTGTTGGCGGTGAAACCCTGATTGATTGGTCGCGCCGCTTTGGCTTTGGTTCACCCACTGGCATTGAACTCAACGAAGAAACCAGCGGTCTAATTCCGGATGATGATTGGACCCAAGAGCGCCTCGAGCGCCCCTGGAATGTGGGAGACACTGTAAATATGTCCATCGGTCAAGGCTTAACGTTGGCGACCCCCCTACAGGTGGCCCAGATGTTTGCGGTAACAGCGAATGGCGGCTATTTAGTGCAACCCCACCTCGTCCAAACCGATACTCCGGTGAAAACGTCCCTCAAAATGGCCCCCAGTACCCTAGAAACTATTCGTCAAGGCTTGCGGGCCGTGGTCACTAACGGTACTGGTACAGTGCTCAATATTCCTGGGATTCCAACGGCAGCGGGAAAAAGTGGCACGGCTGAAGCTCCCCCCCGGGAAAACCATGCTTGGTTCGGTGCCTTTGCTCCCTATGACGAGGCAGAGATCGTTGTCGTCGCCTTTGCAGAACATTCTGGTGGTGGTGGTGGCTCTGTGGCTGGGCCGATGGTGCGCGATGTGATGGCGGCTTATTTTGAATTGAAGGAAAAGGCCGAAAATCCTGAAGCCACAACCGCAACCCCAGAATAG
- the tyrS gene encoding tyrosine--tRNA ligase: protein MNMSANLEWLTRGTSEIFPDNPEENLAQVLQTGDRPLRVKLGVDPTGSDLHLGHSIPFRKLRAFQDAGHTAVVIIGDFTAQIGDPTGKSEVRKQLSAADVQQNAETYLEQLRPILDFETPGRLEIRYNSEWLKDLDLAKIQALLATMTVQQMLAKEGFAKRYQSENPIYIHEFLYPLMQGYDSVAVDADVELGGTDQKFNIAVGRDLQRHFGKKPQFGLLLPILIGTDGKEKMSKSLNNYVGLKDNHHTMYQKLQNTPDSLLKDYFELLTKQDLQTLPTNPRDQQKLLARDIVTQFHGAEAAVDAEKAVQDVAAANIPEFSLGAVEFPSPLFYILGASGLCSSGGDGRRQIKGGAVRLDDERITDMNLAFEKPEQLVDKVLRVGKKKFVRLVP from the coding sequence GTGAATATGTCTGCGAATCTTGAGTGGCTAACCCGTGGCACCAGCGAAATTTTTCCGGATAATCCTGAAGAAAATTTAGCCCAGGTTCTCCAGACAGGCGATCGCCCCTTGAGGGTCAAATTAGGCGTTGATCCGACGGGTTCAGATCTCCACCTCGGCCATAGTATTCCGTTCCGTAAACTGCGTGCATTCCAAGACGCTGGCCACACCGCAGTGGTGATTATTGGTGACTTTACCGCCCAGATTGGCGACCCCACCGGCAAATCAGAAGTGCGCAAACAGCTCAGTGCCGCCGACGTGCAACAAAATGCCGAAACTTACCTAGAGCAACTGCGACCAATCCTCGATTTTGAGACCCCAGGCCGCCTCGAAATTCGCTATAACTCCGAATGGCTCAAGGATTTAGATTTAGCCAAGATCCAAGCACTGCTGGCGACAATGACGGTGCAGCAAATGCTGGCTAAAGAAGGCTTTGCCAAACGTTACCAAAGCGAAAACCCGATTTATATCCATGAATTTCTTTATCCCCTAATGCAGGGCTATGACTCGGTGGCCGTGGATGCAGATGTAGAACTTGGGGGCACTGACCAAAAATTTAATATTGCCGTGGGGCGGGATCTGCAAAGACACTTTGGGAAAAAGCCCCAATTCGGCCTATTGCTGCCTATCTTGATCGGTACCGATGGCAAAGAAAAAATGTCCAAAAGTCTCAATAACTATGTGGGCCTCAAGGACAATCACCACACCATGTACCAAAAGTTACAGAATACCCCCGATAGCTTGCTGAAGGACTATTTTGAACTGCTCACTAAACAAGACCTGCAAACCTTGCCGACAAACCCCCGTGACCAGCAGAAACTCCTGGCCCGGGACATTGTTACTCAGTTCCATGGGGCTGAAGCGGCGGTAGATGCGGAGAAAGCTGTACAGGATGTCGCCGCCGCCAATATTCCCGAATTTTCCCTGGGCGCAGTGGAATTCCCCTCGCCTCTGTTTTATATTTTGGGGGCTTCTGGCCTGTGTTCCAGCGGTGGGGATGGTCGTCGCCAAATTAAAGGAGGTGCAGTTCGCCTCGATGATGAGCGGATCACGGACATGAATCTCGCCTTTGAGAAGCCGGAGCAATTAGTAGATAAGGTGCTCCGGGTGGGGAAAAAGAAATTTGTCCGCCTCGTGCCCTAG
- the hemC gene encoding hydroxymethylbilane synthase — protein sequence MTAETPSKRTVRIGSRKSQLALVQTYWVRDELQKAYPEITFEVQTMETQGDKVLDVALSKIGDKGLFTQELEDGMLKGETDFAVHSLKDLPTNLPEGLMLGCVTERVDPADALVVNEKHRDKKLETLPSGSVIGTSSLRRLAQLRHHFPHLEFKDIRGNVNTRLAKLDRGEYDAIILAAAGLQRLDFGDRIHQIISSDISLHAVGQGALGIECRDGDEEILGLLRPVLEHAESRDRCYAERSFLRQLEGGCQVPIGVNTTIEGDRLTLVGMVASLDGQTLIRDEVSGSRADAEKLGIELAQKAIAQGADKILAEINEANRA from the coding sequence ATGACCGCTGAGACCCCTTCGAAACGCACTGTGCGGATTGGCTCCCGCAAAAGCCAACTTGCTTTAGTCCAAACCTATTGGGTACGGGATGAGCTCCAAAAGGCTTACCCAGAGATCACCTTTGAAGTCCAAACCATGGAAACCCAAGGGGATAAGGTGCTGGATGTGGCCCTCTCGAAAATTGGCGATAAGGGGCTATTTACCCAAGAACTCGAAGACGGCATGCTCAAGGGAGAGACAGATTTTGCGGTGCATTCCCTGAAGGATTTGCCCACGAATTTGCCTGAGGGGTTGATGCTCGGCTGTGTCACGGAACGGGTTGACCCGGCGGATGCCCTGGTGGTTAACGAAAAGCATCGGGATAAAAAGCTAGAAACCCTCCCAAGCGGTTCGGTGATTGGCACTTCTTCGCTACGGCGTCTGGCTCAACTGCGGCACCACTTCCCCCATTTGGAATTTAAAGATATTCGCGGCAATGTGAATACGCGCCTAGCGAAGTTAGACCGGGGTGAGTATGATGCGATTATTTTGGCGGCGGCGGGTCTGCAACGGCTTGATTTTGGCGATCGCATCCACCAGATTATTTCCAGCGATATTTCCCTCCATGCCGTGGGCCAAGGGGCCTTGGGTATCGAATGCCGGGATGGGGATGAAGAGATTTTGGGTCTGTTACGGCCTGTACTCGAACACGCCGAGAGCCGCGATCGCTGTTATGCAGAACGCTCTTTCCTGCGTCAGTTAGAGGGGGGCTGCCAAGTACCGATTGGGGTCAACACAACCATTGAAGGTGATCGCCTAACCTTAGTGGGGATGGTTGCGAGCCTTGATGGCCAAACCTTAATCCGCGATGAGGTCAGTGGTAGCCGTGCCGATGCCGAGAAATTGGGCATTGAATTAGCCCAAAAGGCGATCGCCCAGGGAGCAGACAAGATTTTGGCTGAAATTAATGAGGCGAACCGCGCCTAA
- a CDS encoding GNAT family N-acetyltransferase, protein MNPRLSSVWNIPQLSSVDVALSQSTLSIRPATLEDARALATVLTHSFHHYQGTWGWLTPLLRLGVYEDLHHRLKQTKEHHACFVAAMQTATAQEIVGTVEISVRYLNALAIAPAKAPYISNLAVNPQYRRLGIARKLLARCETQVRYWHYGSVALHVLENNEAAKQLYLSCGYDIKYAERPLSAWLLRRPRRLFVQKSLSP, encoded by the coding sequence GTGAATCCTCGTCTTTCTTCTGTTTGGAATATCCCGCAACTATCCTCAGTCGATGTGGCCCTCAGCCAGAGTACCCTGAGTATTCGGCCTGCTACTCTGGAGGATGCCCGCGCCCTGGCAACGGTCTTGACCCATAGTTTCCATCACTATCAAGGCACTTGGGGCTGGCTGACGCCTCTCCTGCGCCTGGGGGTCTATGAAGATTTACACCATCGTCTCAAACAGACCAAAGAGCACCACGCTTGTTTTGTGGCAGCAATGCAAACGGCGACAGCCCAGGAAATTGTCGGCACAGTGGAGATCTCTGTACGTTATTTAAATGCGCTGGCGATCGCCCCCGCCAAAGCCCCCTATATTTCTAATTTGGCAGTAAATCCCCAATACCGTCGCTTGGGCATTGCCCGAAAACTTTTGGCCCGTTGTGAAACCCAAGTGCGTTACTGGCACTACGGCAGTGTGGCCCTCCATGTCTTGGAAAATAATGAAGCTGCCAAACAACTCTATCTCAGTTGTGGGTATGATATTAAATATGCAGAACGTCCCCTAAGTGCTTGGCTCCTGCGTCGGCCGCGCCGTCTCTTTGTTCAAAAGAGTTTATCTCCCTAA